From the genome of Polyangiaceae bacterium, one region includes:
- a CDS encoding glycosyltransferase family 2 protein has protein sequence MPSTLLSVVIPIRNRSGVRLENCLRSLRWQEAIPCDRVEIVLSDFGSAPEHREAVQRAARNYDATVHYTPTSDLWNRSRALNIGIKRANGEYTFCTDADMVFSPNFFKTLMDTQVQVGGHGLLMCQCHDLGEETGERVIDSQELEALKKSATLRPTYGMGGCQCAKTQWFHRIRGFDERYTYWGSEDKDLGRRAEIDGRVIKWITESAYMLHQWHPTAQFDKPWLVKKNRMRFKLTSWIVRKNWFGWGE, from the coding sequence ATGCCTTCAACGTTGTTGTCGGTTGTCATTCCCATTCGTAATCGCTCGGGTGTGCGCCTCGAAAATTGTCTTCGGTCTCTGCGTTGGCAAGAGGCCATTCCCTGTGATCGTGTAGAAATCGTATTGAGCGATTTTGGCAGCGCACCCGAGCATCGCGAGGCCGTGCAGCGAGCGGCGCGAAATTATGATGCGACGGTACACTACACGCCGACATCCGATTTGTGGAACAGATCGCGCGCCCTCAACATCGGTATCAAGCGTGCCAATGGGGAATATACCTTCTGCACGGATGCAGATATGGTGTTTTCACCCAACTTCTTCAAGACATTAATGGATACCCAAGTGCAGGTAGGAGGGCACGGTTTGCTCATGTGCCAATGTCATGACCTTGGCGAGGAAACCGGGGAGCGAGTCATCGATAGTCAGGAGCTCGAAGCACTAAAAAAGTCTGCCACCCTGCGACCGACGTATGGAATGGGCGGATGCCAGTGTGCGAAAACGCAGTGGTTTCACCGAATCCGTGGTTTTGACGAGCGGTACACGTATTGGGGTTCAGAAGACAAGGACTTGGGGCGTCGTGCCGAAATCGACGGTCGGGTCATCAAGTGGATCACGGAGAGCGCCTACATGCTTCATCAATGGCACCCGACGGCGCAGTTCGACAAACCGTGGTTGGTAAAGAAAAACCGGATGCGATTCAAGTTGACGAGCTGGATCGTGCGAAAGAACTGGTTTGGCTGGGGCGAATGA
- a CDS encoding GNAT family N-acetyltransferase codes for MNVSIPRIVIGGRPVGIGAPCFVIAEAGSNHDGKLEQAYRLIDLAAEAGADAVKFQIFRASALYPPTAGKSDYLGDERSIFDIIRAMEMPPDWLPKLSEHCKERKIAFMASAFDEASVDLLDPYVDAFKVASYEMTHTPLLQHTARKGKPIVFSTGTATLVEVGEAIEAVRAAGNDAMVVLQCTAAYPAPLDSIDARSLVRMREVFGVATGLSDHSRDPLVAPMTAVALGAVVIEKHYTLSNRLPGPDHPFAIEPHELIEMIRRIRDVERTLGAGEKGVHGVEEELRAFARRTVFTTRAVAAGDVMTRENTAVLRAGKLQHGLPPRDYPAAIGRTFSRALDAYATVQAADVAVPKDGQEKPTLSLRPAEESDVGRVWVWNSEPGARAASLRTAPIPWSDHQRWFASQLRNPNAAMWIVEEAHSGAIGSVRIERRGEEDMISIALTPCVRGRGYGSVAISQAVAKRREAGVKGQVVALVKPENKASAEAFLRAGFVLEGRREVEGAMVDAYVNKDAA; via the coding sequence ATGAACGTTTCTATTCCACGCATTGTCATCGGTGGTCGCCCTGTAGGAATTGGCGCGCCGTGTTTCGTCATCGCCGAAGCGGGCAGCAATCACGACGGCAAACTCGAGCAAGCCTATCGGCTCATTGATCTTGCGGCCGAGGCTGGTGCAGACGCGGTAAAATTTCAGATTTTCCGAGCAAGCGCGCTATATCCGCCCACCGCGGGCAAAAGCGATTACCTCGGCGACGAGCGGAGTATTTTCGACATCATTCGCGCCATGGAAATGCCGCCCGATTGGTTGCCCAAGCTCTCCGAGCACTGCAAAGAACGCAAGATCGCGTTCATGGCGAGCGCTTTCGACGAGGCATCCGTGGACTTGCTCGACCCGTACGTGGATGCATTCAAGGTTGCGAGTTACGAAATGACGCACACGCCGCTGCTTCAGCACACGGCGCGCAAAGGCAAACCGATTGTGTTTTCCACGGGAACGGCGACGCTCGTCGAGGTAGGCGAAGCGATTGAAGCGGTTCGAGCTGCGGGAAACGATGCAATGGTCGTTTTGCAATGCACGGCGGCATATCCCGCGCCGCTCGACAGCATCGACGCCCGCTCGCTCGTGCGGATGCGCGAGGTCTTTGGTGTCGCGACGGGTTTGTCCGACCATTCACGCGACCCGCTCGTTGCACCGATGACTGCCGTGGCGCTCGGTGCAGTCGTCATTGAAAAGCATTACACGTTGAGTAATCGGCTTCCGGGGCCGGATCATCCCTTTGCCATCGAGCCTCACGAGCTCATTGAAATGATTCGCCGAATCCGTGATGTCGAGCGAACGCTTGGAGCTGGCGAAAAGGGTGTGCACGGCGTCGAGGAGGAACTGCGGGCATTTGCGCGTCGGACGGTGTTCACGACGAGGGCCGTTGCGGCGGGTGACGTGATGACGCGGGAAAACACGGCCGTGCTTCGTGCGGGCAAACTTCAGCATGGATTGCCGCCGCGTGATTATCCCGCAGCAATTGGACGCACGTTCAGCCGCGCGCTCGATGCGTATGCGACGGTTCAAGCGGCCGATGTGGCGGTGCCGAAGGATGGCCAGGAAAAACCTACGCTTTCGCTTCGACCCGCCGAAGAGAGCGATGTCGGGCGCGTGTGGGTTTGGAATAGCGAACCGGGCGCTCGGGCTGCGTCGCTACGTACGGCGCCGATTCCGTGGAGCGATCATCAGCGTTGGTTTGCATCGCAGCTTAGAAATCCGAATGCGGCGATGTGGATTGTCGAGGAAGCACATTCGGGCGCGATTGGTTCGGTGCGCATCGAGCGTCGTGGGGAAGAGGACATGATTTCAATTGCGCTCACACCTTGCGTGCGTGGTCGGGGTTATGGTTCGGTCGCCATATCGCAAGCGGTCGCGAAGCGTCGCGAGGCGGGCGTGAAAGGGCAGGTTGTCGCCTTGGTCAAACCCGAGAACAAGGCGAGCGCCGAGGCATTTTTGCGTGCCGGGTTTGTCCTCGAAGGGCGGCGCGAAGTGGAGGGGGCTATGGTGGACGCGTACGTGAATAAAGATGCTGCATGA
- a CDS encoding NTP transferase domain-containing protein, whose translation MPERRVAAIVQARMSSSRLPGKVLARVCGKTLLEHLVERLRQARTLSKILIATTDRPSDDAVEAEATRLGIPCFRGDEDDVLSRYEAAASSLQADVIVRITADCPLLDPAEVDKVVTAFLSADPPVDYASNLTPTERRIPLGLSVEVMTRDALAKAFREGQDKHHREHVTPYLYESPGRFSTLVVHPPQDLSHLRLTVDTAEDLSVVTEVLEAIDAKPNKYSLDSALEFLETNPHVALRNVNVRQKKYDETSSSRDLRGLSLLIRADATPDIGAGHAMRCFAIAEAWARAGGRAAFFGHLPPAFVARFIQANISVITSFPPETPIGSAEDAAATREMVDAGRHDVLLLDGYAFGTTYLEALRKSASVVAYIDDFAQRDLPVDVIIDPNVGAAEGPRGDGITVLAGGAFTPLRAEIADARVPQRSFDTSPRTLLLTFGASDPARLSLLALRAAMAVSRRVPLRIIVLAGPMNPDMEALSALAMPDTVTIAGDTQQVAPLFCSADLAFAAAGSTCFELAALGVPMLLVQVADNQRAVIDPLIAAGVAQKIDIDTTKDELALEKQLEAFVTMEPFNLRAMSAKARRLVDGQGATRIARSLGALAIQKAKAVKESS comes from the coding sequence GTGCCTGAACGTCGGGTCGCAGCGATTGTCCAGGCACGCATGAGCTCCAGCCGGCTGCCCGGCAAAGTGCTGGCCCGCGTCTGCGGTAAAACCCTGCTCGAACACCTCGTCGAACGCCTGAGGCAGGCGCGCACGCTATCAAAAATACTCATTGCGACGACGGATCGACCGTCCGATGATGCCGTCGAAGCCGAAGCTACGCGGCTGGGCATTCCGTGTTTTCGTGGCGACGAGGACGACGTCCTGTCGCGCTACGAAGCGGCCGCATCGTCGTTGCAAGCCGATGTCATCGTGCGCATCACGGCCGATTGCCCGCTGCTCGATCCGGCGGAAGTGGACAAGGTCGTCACGGCATTTCTATCGGCCGATCCTCCCGTGGATTACGCGTCGAACCTCACGCCGACCGAACGTCGCATTCCGCTCGGATTGTCCGTGGAAGTCATGACGCGAGACGCGCTCGCAAAAGCTTTTCGCGAAGGCCAGGACAAACACCATCGCGAACACGTCACGCCGTATCTTTATGAATCACCGGGGCGTTTTTCGACGCTCGTGGTTCATCCGCCGCAGGATCTTTCGCATTTGCGACTGACCGTGGACACGGCCGAAGACCTCTCGGTCGTGACGGAAGTGCTCGAAGCCATCGACGCAAAACCGAACAAGTATTCGCTGGACTCGGCGCTCGAATTTCTCGAAACAAATCCACACGTTGCGCTTCGCAATGTCAATGTGCGGCAGAAAAAATACGACGAAACGTCGAGCAGTAGGGATCTACGCGGTTTGTCGCTGCTCATTCGCGCCGATGCGACGCCGGACATCGGGGCAGGGCACGCCATGCGTTGTTTTGCGATTGCCGAGGCGTGGGCACGCGCAGGCGGACGTGCGGCATTCTTTGGGCATTTGCCACCGGCGTTCGTCGCTCGATTCATCCAAGCGAACATTTCTGTAATCACGTCGTTTCCACCGGAAACTCCGATTGGATCGGCAGAAGATGCGGCCGCAACGCGTGAAATGGTCGATGCGGGGCGCCATGACGTGCTCTTGCTCGATGGCTACGCGTTTGGCACGACGTACCTCGAAGCGCTTCGCAAAAGCGCCTCCGTCGTCGCCTACATCGACGACTTTGCGCAGCGCGACCTGCCGGTGGACGTGATCATCGATCCGAACGTCGGTGCAGCGGAAGGCCCGCGCGGTGACGGAATCACGGTGCTTGCGGGAGGCGCGTTCACGCCACTGCGCGCAGAAATCGCGGATGCACGAGTGCCCCAGCGATCATTCGATACGTCTCCGCGTACGCTGCTACTCACGTTTGGCGCGAGTGATCCCGCGCGGCTTTCATTGCTTGCATTGCGCGCAGCGATGGCCGTATCTCGTCGCGTACCTTTGCGCATCATCGTGCTCGCAGGCCCCATGAATCCCGATATGGAAGCGCTGTCGGCCCTCGCAATGCCGGATACCGTTACCATCGCTGGCGACACGCAGCAGGTCGCTCCGCTGTTTTGCTCGGCGGATCTCGCATTTGCGGCAGCCGGCAGCACATGTTTCGAGCTTGCTGCGCTGGGCGTTCCCATGCTTCTCGTGCAAGTCGCCGACAATCAACGCGCCGTCATCGATCCGCTGATTGCAGCAGGCGTCGCCCAAAAAATCGATATCGATACGACGAAGGACGAGCTTGCCCTGGAAAAGCAGCTCGAAGCGTTTGTTACAATGGAACCATTCAACCTTCGCGCCATGAGCGCGAAAGCTCGGCGTCTGGTTGACGGCCAAGGCGCAACAAGGATTGCTCGCTCGCTCGGGGCGCTCGCCATTCAAAAGGCAAAAGCCGTGAAGGAGTCATCATGA
- the pseC gene encoding UDP-4-amino-4,6-dideoxy-N-acetyl-beta-L-altrosamine transaminase, whose amino-acid sequence MADKPSFLPYGRQSIDDDDIAAVVDVLRGDWLTQGPTIDAFEADLAAAVGARFAVSFANGTAALHAACAALGLGPGDEVITSPLTFSASANCVRYVGAKPVLVDVDVWGTLSPEELAKAVGPKTRAIIPVHYAGLPARMDLIHEIASKRGIPIIEDAAHALGARYSGGIVGDGRYSAMTMFSFHPVKHITTGEGGAITTNDEELRDKLKLFRSHGITKDPQKLSQPSPGLWYQEQVLLGYNYRLTDMQAALGRSQLRKLDQFVSRRRDLAAQYDGLFKGMAGIRTFEKREGHEHAYHLYVVLIDFGRFGRDRASVMTALREKGIGTQVHYVPVHHHPDFTYLGYKKGDFPATERIYAQALSLPMYPAMSDDDVVRVVSALREVLGA is encoded by the coding sequence ATGGCGGACAAACCCTCGTTCTTGCCCTACGGACGTCAATCCATCGACGATGACGACATTGCTGCGGTCGTCGACGTTCTTCGCGGCGATTGGCTCACGCAGGGGCCGACCATCGATGCATTCGAGGCGGACCTCGCGGCCGCCGTCGGCGCTCGTTTTGCCGTATCGTTTGCCAATGGCACGGCGGCGCTCCACGCGGCATGCGCAGCGCTCGGGCTTGGACCGGGCGACGAGGTCATTACGTCGCCGCTCACGTTTTCCGCATCGGCCAATTGCGTAAGGTACGTGGGCGCAAAGCCCGTGCTCGTCGACGTCGATGTTTGGGGCACGTTGAGCCCCGAAGAGCTTGCAAAAGCCGTGGGACCCAAGACGCGCGCCATCATTCCGGTGCATTACGCGGGCTTGCCCGCGCGGATGGACCTGATTCACGAAATCGCCTCGAAGCGCGGCATTCCCATCATCGAAGATGCGGCGCACGCCCTTGGAGCTCGTTATTCGGGTGGCATCGTCGGTGATGGGCGCTATTCCGCGATGACGATGTTTTCGTTCCATCCCGTAAAACACATTACGACGGGCGAGGGCGGGGCGATCACGACGAACGACGAAGAGTTGCGTGACAAGCTGAAGCTTTTTCGATCGCACGGAATTACAAAAGATCCGCAAAAGTTGTCACAGCCAAGCCCGGGGCTTTGGTACCAAGAGCAAGTTTTGCTCGGGTACAATTATCGATTGACCGACATGCAAGCGGCACTCGGGCGCTCGCAACTTCGTAAGCTCGACCAATTCGTTTCGAGAAGGCGCGATCTCGCGGCGCAATACGATGGGCTTTTCAAAGGAATGGCAGGTATTCGTACGTTCGAGAAACGCGAAGGACACGAGCATGCGTACCATTTGTACGTCGTGCTCATCGATTTCGGGCGCTTTGGGCGGGATCGCGCGTCTGTCATGACTGCGCTTCGTGAAAAAGGCATCGGCACGCAAGTGCATTACGTTCCCGTGCATCACCACCCCGATTTTACTTATTTGGGCTACAAGAAGGGTGATTTTCCCGCGACAGAGCGCATTTACGCCCAAGCACTCAGCTTGCCGATGTATCCCGCAATGAGCGATGATGACGTCGTGCGCGTGGTTTCTGCGCTGCGGGAGGTACTTGGTGCCTGA
- the pseB gene encoding UDP-N-acetylglucosamine 4,6-dehydratase (inverting) → MFGNPKPNLEGKTILVTGGTGSFGTAMVRRLLDEFSPRKVIVFSRDEQKHYLMQAQFDDPRVRFFVGDVRDRDRLRRAFDGVNVVFHSAAMKHVPLAEYNPIEAIRTNITGAENVIDAALDRGVERVVALSTDKAVSPVNLYGATKLCMEKLFVAANSYRGAHGTSFVLVRYGNVIGSKGSVVPLFLSQREKGEITLTDPRMTRFWITMSQALDLCLHAAAEGKGGEVFVPQIPATDLATLAEAIAPECRHKIMGIRPGEKLHETLITGDEARQVVDTGGTYVIEPNFPLWGEVHHQGRRVGEDFTYTSANTPERLGVEAVRVMLRSLGFLPTTPAA, encoded by the coding sequence ATGTTCGGAAATCCAAAGCCCAATCTAGAAGGTAAGACAATCCTGGTCACGGGTGGCACCGGTTCCTTCGGAACCGCCATGGTTCGCCGGCTGCTCGACGAATTTTCTCCGCGCAAGGTGATTGTTTTCAGTCGCGACGAACAAAAGCATTATTTGATGCAGGCGCAGTTCGACGATCCGCGGGTGCGCTTTTTCGTGGGCGATGTGCGTGATCGGGACAGGCTGCGACGCGCGTTCGATGGCGTGAACGTCGTCTTTCACTCCGCCGCGATGAAGCACGTACCGCTCGCCGAATACAACCCGATCGAGGCCATTCGGACGAACATCACGGGTGCGGAAAACGTAATCGACGCCGCGCTGGATCGAGGTGTGGAGCGTGTTGTTGCGCTTTCGACCGACAAAGCCGTGAGCCCGGTCAATCTCTACGGCGCCACGAAACTCTGCATGGAAAAACTGTTTGTCGCGGCGAATAGTTACCGCGGCGCGCACGGCACTTCATTCGTGCTCGTACGTTATGGCAACGTCATTGGCAGCAAAGGTTCCGTCGTTCCGCTTTTCCTTTCGCAACGCGAAAAGGGAGAAATCACGCTCACCGACCCTCGAATGACGCGTTTCTGGATTACCATGTCCCAGGCGCTCGACCTCTGCCTCCATGCAGCAGCCGAAGGTAAAGGCGGCGAAGTCTTCGTTCCGCAAATTCCGGCAACCGATCTCGCCACGCTCGCGGAGGCCATTGCGCCTGAATGTCGGCATAAAATCATGGGCATCAGGCCCGGGGAAAAACTTCACGAAACGCTGATCACCGGCGATGAAGCTCGTCAAGTCGTCGATACCGGCGGTACGTACGTCATCGAGCCGAATTTCCCGCTGTGGGGCGAAGTGCACCATCAAGGCCGGCGCGTCGGCGAAGATTTTACGTACACGAGCGCCAATACGCCCGAACGGCTCGGCGTAGAGGCCGTGCGCGTCATGCTCCGATCCCTCGGCTTTCTTCCAACCACACCAGCAGCATGA
- a CDS encoding Zn-dependent oligopeptidase, producing MRTRFFTVLSFALAFSACGGATPEVSTPPPQASASASAAPAASVAQQTPPAEAPAPDFDPVALGMTPAGVTKLCDDRLAKAKELVDSIKTLKETSADKLTYASTIGRFDDVILEVTNASAFPYLMGLAHPDGAVREAAKGCEPKVDAFLTSLWLDADLASVIRAYADKKEKLEGERAQLLADALRDFRRNGLELPADKQARLREVNASITKLGLEFMSNIGGSVETIEIDPKGLEGLPKEYIAGHPPNAKGKVTITTDYPDYTPFITYAKNRKLALELYSKFVNRGGPENIKLLEQLLALRSEKAKLLGYETWADYAVEPRMAKSKQTVRDFLKKLAEAIAQPAKAELEELRKEHVRLGGKKTDVLYPPDRLYLEHGVRKAKFSFDAQALSQYLEIGLVKKGLLDITSRMYELEYREVPAKAWHPDVTAYEVWSKGEKIGLFYLDLYARSDKYKHAAMFPMRKAKRLPSGKWQTPIASLVCNFPKPGAQPALMQHEEMVTFFHEFGHVLHEMLTRSELALFSGSEAKRDFVEVPSQMFEEWAWSREVLDMFARHHETKAKIPDDLFKAMTQSRTFGRALYTQRQLVFATLDFELHTRSVPVDTTKVMEEVQTKMDSFPHVKGTHGQTSFGHLITYDAGYYGYQWALSLTRDVLTRFRKEGLMNPTVTGAWRTEVLSKGGGIDPVELVTRFLGRPPNHDAYFAYVKGSE from the coding sequence ATGCGTACGCGTTTTTTCACAGTGCTCTCGTTCGCTCTGGCCTTCAGCGCATGCGGTGGCGCAACGCCAGAGGTTTCAACGCCGCCGCCCCAAGCGAGCGCCAGTGCCAGCGCCGCACCGGCGGCTTCCGTTGCGCAGCAAACGCCGCCCGCGGAGGCTCCAGCACCGGACTTCGATCCAGTTGCGCTGGGCATGACGCCGGCAGGGGTGACGAAGTTGTGCGACGACCGGCTGGCGAAAGCGAAGGAGCTCGTCGACTCGATCAAAACGCTGAAAGAAACGAGCGCGGACAAACTCACGTACGCGTCGACGATCGGACGCTTCGACGACGTGATCCTCGAAGTGACGAACGCGAGCGCATTTCCGTACTTGATGGGTTTGGCGCACCCGGATGGAGCCGTGCGCGAAGCGGCAAAAGGATGCGAGCCGAAGGTGGACGCGTTTCTGACGTCGCTCTGGCTCGATGCGGATCTAGCGAGCGTCATTCGGGCGTATGCCGACAAGAAGGAGAAGCTCGAAGGAGAGCGTGCGCAGCTTCTGGCCGATGCGCTGCGTGACTTCCGTCGCAATGGCTTGGAGCTGCCCGCGGACAAACAAGCGCGACTGCGCGAGGTGAACGCGTCGATCACGAAGCTCGGGCTCGAGTTCATGTCGAACATCGGCGGGTCTGTCGAGACGATCGAGATCGATCCGAAGGGCCTCGAAGGTTTGCCCAAGGAGTACATCGCGGGGCATCCGCCGAATGCAAAGGGCAAGGTCACCATCACGACGGACTACCCCGACTACACGCCGTTCATCACGTACGCGAAGAACCGCAAACTGGCGCTGGAGCTGTACTCGAAGTTCGTCAATCGGGGCGGTCCGGAGAACATCAAGCTGCTCGAACAACTGCTCGCGTTGCGTAGTGAAAAGGCGAAGCTGCTCGGGTACGAGACGTGGGCGGACTACGCCGTCGAGCCTCGGATGGCGAAGTCGAAGCAAACGGTGCGCGACTTTTTGAAGAAGCTCGCGGAGGCCATCGCGCAGCCAGCGAAGGCGGAGCTCGAGGAGTTGCGCAAAGAGCATGTGCGTCTCGGAGGCAAGAAGACCGACGTGCTGTATCCGCCGGATCGGCTTTATCTGGAGCACGGCGTGCGCAAGGCGAAGTTCTCGTTCGATGCGCAGGCGCTGTCCCAGTACCTCGAGATCGGCCTCGTGAAGAAGGGTCTGCTCGACATTACTTCACGGATGTACGAGCTCGAGTATCGCGAGGTGCCAGCGAAGGCGTGGCATCCCGATGTGACGGCGTACGAGGTGTGGTCGAAGGGCGAGAAGATCGGCCTGTTTTACTTGGACCTCTACGCACGAAGCGACAAGTACAAGCACGCGGCGATGTTTCCGATGCGCAAGGCGAAACGTCTTCCGAGTGGGAAGTGGCAAACGCCGATCGCGTCGCTCGTGTGCAACTTTCCGAAGCCGGGTGCGCAGCCTGCGCTCATGCAGCACGAGGAGATGGTGACGTTCTTTCACGAGTTCGGGCACGTGCTGCACGAGATGCTCACGCGTTCGGAGCTTGCGCTGTTTTCGGGCTCGGAAGCCAAGCGCGACTTCGTGGAAGTTCCGTCGCAGATGTTCGAGGAGTGGGCGTGGTCGCGCGAGGTGCTCGACATGTTCGCGCGTCATCACGAGACGAAGGCGAAGATCCCGGACGACTTGTTCAAGGCGATGACGCAGTCGCGAACGTTCGGTCGCGCGCTTTACACGCAGCGGCAGTTGGTCTTTGCGACACTCGACTTCGAGCTGCACACGCGTTCGGTGCCGGTGGATACGACGAAGGTGATGGAGGAAGTGCAGACGAAGATGGACTCGTTTCCGCACGTGAAGGGAACGCATGGTCAAACGAGCTTCGGGCATCTCATTACGTACGACGCGGGCTACTACGGCTATCAATGGGCGCTGAGCTTGACGCGCGACGTGCTCACGCGGTTTCGCAAAGAAGGATTGATGAACCCGACGGTCACGGGCGCATGGCGCACGGAAGTGTTGTCGAAGGGCGGCGGGATCGATCCGGTCGAGCTCGTGACGCGATTTCTCGGACGACCACCGAATCACGATGCGTACTTCGCGTATGTGAAAGGGTCGGAGTGA
- a CDS encoding serine/threonine protein kinase — MLLRKVRGTVDEAQAVTRVLAASTSRLVSESVRIASADILASRGDERGALDALRGASSTAALMLAADLYASLGQFPRALSTIERVLAWSIDTPGARERHTRWRAAVGAAPTPTRRLDEATVVTDAGARAPYRLLREVARGGAGAVYEVEDELIGRRLAFKVYHRRGKDREHLEREARMAIRHRGPGVIRVLDADPEDGWVSLEWIARGSVRDVLARGEVSLLLPMKRWAVPLGRTLARLHGAGIVHADVKPANVLLRDPSDPVLGDFGIARPIGAAYIGGSAGYMSPERIAGRTSDPRDDVYGFGRVVEDVLHRLTEPGIGAADLASWRALADECMGSDEQRPANGVELVKHLP, encoded by the coding sequence ATGCTGCTGCGCAAGGTGCGAGGCACGGTCGACGAGGCTCAGGCCGTCACGCGCGTTCTCGCCGCCAGCACATCTCGTCTGGTGTCTGAATCCGTGCGCATCGCGAGCGCCGATATTCTCGCGTCGCGCGGTGATGAACGCGGAGCACTGGATGCGCTCCGAGGAGCATCGAGCACCGCTGCGCTCATGCTAGCTGCCGATCTCTACGCATCGCTCGGGCAATTCCCCCGTGCGCTCAGCACCATCGAACGCGTGCTCGCATGGAGCATCGACACACCAGGTGCGCGCGAAAGGCACACGCGGTGGCGAGCAGCGGTAGGCGCTGCGCCAACGCCAACGCGGCGACTCGATGAAGCCACGGTCGTGACCGATGCAGGTGCACGCGCGCCCTATCGATTGCTTCGCGAAGTGGCCCGAGGTGGAGCTGGCGCCGTGTATGAAGTGGAGGACGAGCTCATCGGGCGTCGCCTCGCCTTCAAGGTCTACCATCGACGCGGCAAGGACCGAGAGCATCTCGAGCGAGAAGCTCGCATGGCGATTCGCCATCGCGGACCGGGCGTGATTCGCGTGCTCGATGCCGATCCCGAAGACGGCTGGGTGTCGCTCGAATGGATTGCTCGCGGGTCGGTTCGCGATGTGCTCGCACGTGGCGAAGTTTCGCTCCTTCTACCGATGAAGCGGTGGGCCGTTCCGCTTGGACGAACCCTTGCGCGTTTGCATGGGGCTGGAATCGTCCATGCCGACGTGAAACCGGCCAACGTTCTGCTCCGAGATCCCAGCGATCCCGTGCTCGGCGACTTCGGAATCGCTCGGCCCATTGGTGCTGCGTACATTGGAGGCAGCGCAGGCTACATGTCGCCCGAGCGTATCGCGGGACGAACGAGCGATCCGCGTGACGATGTCTATGGTTTTGGCCGGGTCGTCGAAGATGTGCTCCATCGTCTAACTGAACCCGGCATCGGCGCAGCCGACCTAGCCTCTTGGCGAGCGCTTGCGGACGAGTGCATGGGTTCCGACGAGCAGCGTCCTGCGAATGGAGTCGAGCTCGTCAAACACCTCCCATGA
- a CDS encoding FHA domain-containing protein, producing MGLFDRFTRGRRAKSARAKELSGQLAEAVSLYVEAGLPDEAARVLLLRADAESMPEQRIAFCDLAARTAKDETLRKSALGRKALISFDVVRSRPGTPLRSELARVARDLEEAGLLERATEAYALAGDAEAEVRMLTEMGAIEQLEERLKASNTESRKARIIADARSRVADLDRMAERRAALEAARVALAEEDDETIRDIVRSIRARLLTAPAVHLEIRGQLAHCALGREVTVGRGDATIVVGMRAISRVHIAVRREGNEIVACDLDTRNGTMLAGARVDGPIPVRGGIRLELGGEVPCTIEPTSSFEHDLAPEGVIVNIADTRWIIPLGELVVGDWRIDRVMHGGDAFIVLRTPAGASRPILVDPKRKELELAGEVELCQGDELRAVRGGPIVLRVASDPLGHGGSGSQR from the coding sequence GTGGGCCTCTTCGATCGCTTCACGCGCGGCCGGCGTGCCAAGTCGGCTCGCGCCAAAGAGCTATCCGGCCAGCTTGCAGAAGCCGTCTCTCTCTACGTAGAAGCCGGCTTGCCAGACGAAGCTGCGCGCGTGCTGCTGCTGCGCGCCGATGCTGAAAGCATGCCGGAACAACGCATCGCTTTCTGCGATTTGGCCGCCCGCACCGCGAAGGACGAAACGCTGCGAAAAAGCGCCCTCGGACGAAAGGCTCTCATCTCTTTCGACGTCGTGCGATCCCGTCCAGGAACCCCGCTGCGCAGCGAGCTTGCGCGCGTCGCACGCGACCTCGAAGAAGCCGGGCTCCTCGAACGAGCGACCGAGGCATACGCGCTTGCCGGTGACGCCGAAGCGGAAGTGCGGATGTTGACGGAAATGGGAGCCATCGAGCAGCTCGAAGAACGGCTCAAGGCATCCAACACGGAATCACGCAAGGCGCGCATCATCGCCGACGCTCGCAGTCGAGTCGCCGATCTCGATCGAATGGCCGAACGACGTGCGGCCCTCGAAGCGGCGCGCGTGGCACTCGCTGAAGAAGACGACGAAACGATCCGCGACATCGTACGAAGCATCCGTGCACGGCTGCTGACGGCACCGGCGGTCCACTTGGAAATTCGAGGACAGCTCGCGCATTGCGCGCTGGGCCGCGAGGTGACCGTGGGCCGTGGCGACGCAACGATCGTCGTGGGCATGCGCGCTATCAGTCGAGTACACATCGCAGTCCGTCGCGAAGGCAACGAGATCGTCGCGTGTGATCTCGATACGCGCAACGGGACGATGCTCGCCGGCGCACGTGTCGATGGGCCCATTCCCGTGCGTGGCGGAATCCGTCTCGAGCTCGGTGGCGAAGTGCCATGCACGATCGAGCCAACTTCGTCGTTCGAGCACGACCTCGCGCCTGAAGGCGTCATTGTGAACATCGCCGACACACGGTGGATCATTCCACTCGGTGAGCTCGTCGTCGGCGACTGGCGTATTGATCGCGTCATGCATGGAGGCGACGCATTCATCGTGCTGCGCACGCCCGCGGGTGCGTCTCGGCCCATCCTCGTGGATCCAAAACGGAAAGAACTGGAGCTCGCCGGAGAAGTCGAGCTCTGCCAAGGCGATGAATTACGTGCCGTGCGCGGTGGGCCCATCGTGCTCCGTGTCGCTTCCGATCCGTTGGGTCATGGTGGAAGCGGGTCGCAAAGATGA